Proteins encoded by one window of Lutibacter sp. A64:
- a CDS encoding DUF6943 family protein, protein MSNFEIKTHQVGRTYCVPHFFILSKGLNSGKPLEQPCPNCFVITTNSEATRESLYYLCLSLKIGRFFSYYLKGSVIPFICISDAKKVINTALQNNQEQQWKIKVEKLKKINAFEANLKQQLAAISQLKIVLLRS, encoded by the coding sequence ATGTCAAATTTTGAAATCAAAACCCACCAGGTAGGAAGAACCTACTGCGTACCTCATTTTTTTATCCTATCTAAAGGCTTGAACAGTGGCAAGCCACTAGAGCAGCCTTGCCCAAACTGCTTTGTAATTACAACTAATTCTGAAGCAACCCGGGAGTCATTGTATTACCTATGTCTATCTCTTAAAATTGGTCGATTCTTCAGCTATTATTTAAAAGGAAGTGTTATCCCATTCATTTGTATTTCAGATGCTAAAAAAGTAATCAATACAGCCTTGCAAAACAACCAAGAGCAGCAATGGAAAATCAAAGTTGAAAAGCTAAAAAAAATCAATGCTTTTGAAGCAAACCTAAAACAACAATTAGCTGCAATCTCACAATTAAAAATTGTGTTGTTGAGGTCTTAA
- a CDS encoding DUF2493 domain-containing protein, giving the protein MSKNEQTTMKLIIAGSRTFSDYKKLKEVCDQFLQDQNNIEIVSGAYYRGADKLGEQYATEKGFPIKQFPADWKKFRRAAGPKRNQQMAKYADALIAFWDGKSKGTKNMIDLAKKENLKVKRIHFET; this is encoded by the coding sequence ATGAGTAAAAATGAACAAACAACTATGAAACTAATTATAGCCGGAAGTAGAACCTTCTCCGACTACAAAAAACTAAAGGAGGTGTGCGACCAATTCCTCCAGGATCAAAACAATATTGAAATCGTAAGTGGAGCCTATTACAGAGGAGCCGACAAACTTGGAGAACAATACGCCACTGAAAAAGGATTCCCTATAAAACAATTCCCTGCAGACTGGAAAAAATTCAGAAGAGCTGCAGGACCAAAACGCAACCAACAAATGGCAAAATATGCCGATGCCTTAATAGCCTTTTGGGATGGAAAAAGTAAAGGGACCAAAAATATGATTGACTTAGCAAAAAAAGAAAATCTAAAAGTAAAACGTATACATTTCGAAACGTAA
- a CDS encoding SLATT domain-containing protein, producing MKNNKPSLEKKKSYKDYLDKTFIEELNYKIWSTKGSRFNANKRLLKIADLSNLCTSMLSVYLIAVGLLSVYNIYSTENIDENLIAYSITCLSILLLVFGQIENAKDFSTKAKQFHNCGLELSSLYNDLRIFKTLTDKPNLKEKKDFAEKISRKYERILERHENHHPIDHNMFKATKAEYHELSDWSVFKIKADYYLKTSLIYHVLIILPPIIIIGLMIKNVW from the coding sequence TTGAAAAATAATAAACCATCATTAGAAAAGAAAAAATCATATAAAGATTATTTAGACAAGACATTTATTGAAGAACTTAACTATAAAATTTGGTCTACGAAAGGAAGCCGATTTAATGCGAATAAAAGACTTCTAAAAATTGCAGATTTATCTAATTTATGTACAAGTATGTTATCGGTTTATCTGATAGCAGTTGGACTTTTATCAGTTTATAACATCTACTCGACTGAAAATATTGATGAAAATCTAATTGCATATTCAATAACTTGTTTATCAATTCTACTTTTAGTTTTTGGACAAATAGAAAACGCTAAAGATTTTAGCACCAAAGCAAAACAATTCCATAATTGCGGACTTGAACTTTCAAGTTTATATAATGACTTGCGGATTTTTAAAACTCTGACTGACAAACCAAATCTGAAAGAAAAGAAAGATTTTGCGGAAAAAATATCTAGAAAGTATGAACGGATTTTGGAAAGACACGAAAATCATCATCCAATTGACCATAATATGTTTAAAGCAACTAAAGCGGAATATCACGAATTGAGTGATTGGTCTGTTTTTAAGATTAAAGCTGATTACTATTTAAAGACAAGTCTGATTTATCACGTTTTAATAATTTTACCGCCAATAATTATAATTGGATTAATGATAAAAAACGTGTGGTAA
- a CDS encoding Kiwa anti-phage protein KwaB-like domain-containing protein translates to MIETFLEKIEELPVENSHLYFITRVLKPNIKKRDKVLDKYDFQIYQVDVDNEIQNHLHSLTVRQLNYINRKKLETTEYEAISDDTHQIFTYDTTNKAMSFTNIVENRLSNKSEIPKIDNLTDIVSTQELWAYSVGFFDSENKWIYSFRKILRGKVAIDEEENSKRKFLGSFRTKFNTQSSKLELLKGETITLDEKIDCLFFNDIFYIFQKTQFEQITCLTEEFKDHAEKVANELLETNMFEGMELLKTQIKETPAIHKKLVRLKKTNNYNNLNENSLDRMIDIAHKYGGILKKKGGKLLIENETDIDLTIKVLVDFYKKGEFSGKPYGTFSGKELVEKA, encoded by the coding sequence ATGATAGAAACTTTTTTAGAAAAAATTGAAGAATTACCCGTTGAAAATTCTCACTTATACTTTATAACAAGAGTCTTAAAACCAAATATTAAAAAAAGAGACAAAGTATTAGATAAATATGATTTTCAAATCTACCAAGTTGATGTAGATAATGAAATTCAAAACCATTTACACAGCTTAACTGTTAGACAATTAAACTATATTAACAGAAAAAAATTAGAGACTACAGAATATGAGGCAATATCTGATGACACTCATCAAATATTCACTTATGACACTACGAATAAAGCAATGTCATTTACAAATATTGTTGAAAATCGTCTTTCAAATAAATCTGAAATTCCAAAAATTGATAATTTAACTGATATTGTTTCTACTCAAGAACTTTGGGCTTATTCAGTTGGTTTTTTTGATAGTGAAAACAAATGGATTTATTCTTTTAGAAAAATTCTAAGAGGAAAAGTGGCAATAGATGAAGAAGAAAATTCTAAGAGAAAATTTTTAGGGTCATTTAGAACTAAATTTAACACGCAAAGTAGTAAACTTGAATTACTAAAAGGTGAAACTATAACACTTGATGAAAAAATAGATTGTTTATTTTTTAATGATATATTTTATATATTTCAAAAAACACAATTCGAACAAATAACTTGTTTAACAGAAGAATTTAAAGATCACGCTGAAAAAGTAGCAAATGAATTACTCGAAACAAATATGTTTGAGGGTATGGAATTATTAAAAACACAGATTAAAGAAACTCCTGCGATTCATAAAAAATTGGTAAGATTAAAAAAGACAAACAACTATAACAATCTTAATGAAAATTCATTAGATAGGATGATTGATATTGCTCATAAATATGGAGGAATATTAAAAAAGAAAGGTGGTAAACTGTTAATTGAAAATGAAACAGATATTGATTTAACAATCAAGGTCTTAGTTGATTTCTACAAAAAGGGTGAGTTTTCGGGAAAACCATATGGAACATTTAGCGGAAAAGAATTAGTAGAAAAAGCATAA
- a CDS encoding DUF5675 family protein: MEFLLHRTYFKEGTNGALFYKNHFMGFVIELPWFENKKQVSCIPEGEYILKPRFSEKFKHHLQLENVPGRSLILIHPANDARTELKGCLAPVGHLNGIGKGLYSRPLFQKILSYCHQAFERKEKVTLNIKS; this comes from the coding sequence ATGGAGTTTTTACTGCATAGAACCTATTTTAAAGAGGGTACCAATGGTGCCCTCTTTTACAAAAACCATTTTATGGGTTTTGTGATTGAATTGCCTTGGTTTGAAAATAAGAAACAAGTTTCCTGTATTCCAGAAGGTGAATATATTTTGAAACCGAGATTTTCTGAAAAGTTTAAACATCATTTACAACTTGAAAATGTTCCTGGCAGAAGCTTGATATTGATTCATCCTGCCAATGATGCACGAACAGAATTAAAAGGTTGTTTGGCTCCTGTAGGACACCTCAACGGTATTGGAAAGGGATTGTATTCAAGGCCCTTGTTTCAAAAAATACTTTCGTATTGCCATCAGGCATTTGAACGAAAAGAAAAAGTAACACTTAACATTAAATCTTAA
- a CDS encoding glycoside hydrolase family 2 TIM barrel-domain containing protein, with amino-acid sequence MKKTTKLLLFLLVTLNSFGQQKAPITDYKYYIENETVISENKLDARASFTSYSNYKDALNENISNTYFQLLDGDWKFNWVKSPKDRPTTFMNPSENISDWNTIKVPSNWEVEGYGTPIYVNHQYEFADHKAMVADDMELIDGIYPADPGNVPNSYNPVGSYRRDFTVDANWNDKEVFLQIGAMKSGGFVWLNGQYIGYSQGSKLPAEFNISKALKPGKNTIAIQIFRWTDGSYLECQDFWRISGIERSVYIYAQPKVRINDFEVASTLDKAYENGLLDLTVSLKNHFLKKQNIQVSYQLLDENQQIITSENVKTSVNASSNNQVNFKAEIPQVKQWSAEHPNLYTLILELKDKKGKVLEVIPTKIGFRSVEIKNGLLLVNGQRITLKGVNTQEANPETGHVVPEEQIIKDIKLWKENNINAVRLSHYPQQRRFYELCDIYGIYVVDEANIESHGMYYGKHSLAKKESWELAHVDRMVRMVKRDKNHPSVIIWSMGNEAGNGVNFFAGYDAIKASDKTKRPVQYERPYKDYDGSLFDMDTNTDIIVPQYPSPATFEAIGKSKTDRPFIPSEYAHAMGNSTGNFQDYWDIIEQYDNLQGGFIWDWVDQSIWKTNEKGERYYAYGGDYGENMPSDDTFLNNGIVFPDRTPQPGLYEVKKAHEFINFKNKGINKHNEIRILVENLYDFTNLDQFNISAQIKADGTILKSINIGSIPVETHTGKLIRISLNGVDYKENTEYFVEISATTKETWSLLPAGFEVAHEQIMLTNKFKQNTKEVYSNNTLTVKDSDGNLTISNEDVTIIFNKENGIITSYTYKGNQLIKDGNGPKPNFWRAPTDNDFGNRMQANNIEWKKASLFAKVTNFETSKGANNSIKVTIDYKLPGVETTFNSSYAINGDGVILVDNTLNETTYKGDIPRIGMRMQLPKKYENMNYYGRGPWENYIDRKASAFIDLYSSKVKDQYVPYIRPQENGYKTDVRWAAFSDTNNNGLLVVSKNISKGFGMSALHMPNEDFDTTEGLVYGKTQDIEPEFRIDGIPAINTSKHTIDIKEQDLIQLNIDLEQRGVAGDNSWGAKPQDYYLIKGNTKQNYQFYLVPFNNKTKDDFIKLSKLSYKF; translated from the coding sequence ATGAAAAAAACAACTAAACTCCTACTATTTCTCTTAGTTACACTAAACTCATTTGGACAACAAAAAGCCCCTATTACGGACTACAAATATTATATTGAAAATGAAACTGTAATCAGTGAAAACAAATTAGATGCACGTGCTTCTTTCACCTCATATTCTAATTACAAAGATGCTTTAAACGAAAATATATCCAATACTTATTTTCAGTTATTAGATGGTGATTGGAAATTTAATTGGGTAAAATCTCCAAAAGATAGACCTACAACTTTTATGAATCCTTCAGAAAATATTTCTGATTGGAATACCATTAAAGTTCCTTCAAATTGGGAAGTTGAAGGTTATGGAACCCCTATTTATGTAAATCATCAATATGAATTTGCAGATCACAAAGCTATGGTTGCAGATGATATGGAATTAATAGATGGTATTTACCCTGCTGACCCAGGAAATGTTCCAAACAGTTATAACCCTGTTGGTTCTTATAGAAGAGATTTCACTGTTGATGCTAATTGGAACGATAAAGAAGTTTTTTTACAGATTGGAGCTATGAAATCGGGTGGATTTGTTTGGTTAAACGGACAATATATCGGATATTCTCAAGGAAGTAAATTACCTGCAGAATTTAATATTTCTAAAGCTTTAAAACCTGGGAAAAACACTATTGCTATTCAAATTTTTAGATGGACAGATGGTAGTTATTTAGAATGTCAAGACTTTTGGAGAATTAGCGGTATAGAACGAAGTGTTTATATTTATGCGCAACCAAAAGTAAGAATTAATGATTTTGAAGTTGCTTCAACATTAGATAAAGCCTATGAAAATGGTTTACTTGACCTAACAGTTTCTTTAAAAAATCATTTTTTAAAAAAGCAAAACATACAAGTTAGCTATCAATTATTAGATGAAAATCAACAAATAATTACTTCAGAGAATGTAAAAACTTCAGTAAATGCTTCTAGTAACAATCAAGTAAATTTTAAAGCTGAAATTCCACAAGTAAAACAATGGAGCGCAGAACATCCAAACCTATATACTTTAATTTTAGAATTAAAAGATAAAAAAGGGAAGGTTTTAGAAGTAATTCCTACTAAAATTGGATTTAGATCTGTTGAAATTAAAAACGGATTGCTTTTAGTAAACGGCCAACGTATTACTTTAAAAGGTGTAAATACTCAGGAAGCCAATCCTGAAACCGGACATGTTGTACCTGAAGAACAAATAATAAAAGACATTAAACTTTGGAAAGAAAATAACATTAATGCAGTACGTTTAAGCCATTACCCTCAACAACGAAGATTTTACGAATTATGTGATATTTATGGAATATATGTTGTTGATGAAGCAAATATAGAATCGCACGGAATGTACTACGGAAAACACTCTCTAGCAAAAAAAGAAAGCTGGGAATTAGCCCATGTCGACAGAATGGTTAGAATGGTAAAACGCGATAAAAACCATCCTTCAGTAATTATTTGGTCTATGGGTAATGAAGCTGGAAATGGAGTGAACTTTTTTGCTGGATACGATGCTATTAAAGCTTCTGATAAAACTAAACGACCTGTACAATACGAACGACCATATAAAGACTACGATGGTAGTTTATTTGACATGGATACTAACACAGATATAATTGTACCACAATACCCATCTCCTGCAACTTTTGAAGCCATTGGAAAATCTAAAACAGACAGACCTTTTATTCCAAGTGAATATGCTCATGCAATGGGAAATAGCACAGGTAACTTTCAAGATTATTGGGATATTATTGAACAATACGACAATTTACAAGGTGGTTTTATTTGGGATTGGGTAGATCAATCTATATGGAAAACTAATGAGAAAGGAGAGCGTTATTATGCTTATGGTGGAGATTATGGTGAAAATATGCCTTCAGATGACACCTTTTTAAATAATGGAATTGTTTTTCCAGATCGTACTCCACAACCTGGTTTATATGAAGTAAAAAAAGCACACGAATTTATTAATTTCAAAAATAAAGGAATTAATAAACACAACGAAATAAGAATATTAGTAGAAAACCTATACGATTTTACAAACTTAGATCAATTTAACATTAGTGCACAGATTAAAGCTGATGGTACTATTTTAAAATCTATAAATATTGGTAGCATTCCTGTTGAAACTCATACAGGAAAGCTTATTAGAATAAGTTTAAATGGTGTAGATTATAAAGAAAATACCGAATATTTTGTTGAAATTTCAGCAACTACAAAAGAAACTTGGAGCCTACTTCCTGCTGGGTTTGAAGTTGCACATGAGCAAATTATGTTAACAAATAAATTCAAACAAAATACTAAGGAAGTTTATTCAAACAATACACTTACTGTTAAAGATTCTGATGGAAATTTAACTATTTCTAATGAAGATGTTACCATTATTTTTAATAAAGAAAATGGAATTATTACATCTTACACATACAAAGGTAACCAACTTATAAAAGATGGTAATGGTCCAAAACCAAACTTTTGGCGTGCACCAACAGACAATGATTTTGGTAATAGAATGCAAGCAAACAATATTGAATGGAAAAAAGCGTCATTATTTGCCAAAGTAACAAATTTTGAAACTTCAAAAGGAGCTAATAATAGTATTAAAGTTACAATAGATTATAAGCTTCCTGGAGTTGAAACTACTTTTAATTCGTCTTATGCTATAAATGGTGATGGAGTTATTTTAGTTGACAATACCTTAAATGAAACAACTTACAAAGGAGATATTCCACGTATAGGAATGCGTATGCAATTACCAAAAAAATATGAAAATATGAATTATTACGGTCGTGGCCCTTGGGAAAACTATATAGATAGAAAAGCATCTGCATTTATAGATTTATATAGCTCTAAAGTAAAAGATCAATACGTTCCATACATTCGCCCACAAGAAAATGGATATAAAACAGATGTACGTTGGGCTGCTTTTTCTGATACAAATAACAACGGTTTATTAGTAGTTTCAAAAAATATATCTAAGGGATTTGGTATGAGTGCACTACATATGCCAAATGAAGATTTTGATACTACAGAAGGACTTGTTTACGGAAAGACACAAGATATTGAACCAGAATTTAGAATTGATGGTATTCCAGCAATTAACACATCTAAACATACAATAGATATTAAAGAACAAGATTTAATACAATTAAATATTGATTTAGAACAAAGAGGTGTTGCTGGAGATAATAGTTGGGGTGCTAAACCACAAGATTACTATCTAATTAAGGGTAATACTAAACAGAATTATCAATTTTATTTAGTTCCTTTTAATAATAAAACAAAAGATGATTTTATTAAACTAAGTAAATTAAGTTATAAATTTTAA
- a CDS encoding UDP-glucose--hexose-1-phosphate uridylyltransferase — MNTDLQDYSHKRYNILTGEWVLVSPHRAKRPWQGQKETLNKEVRPSYDESCYLCAGNTRINGEVNPDYKGSFVFTNDFAALQKDSKSFSINDGLLKAESETGICKVICFSPDHSKSLAEMSIDAIEKVVDTWKNEYELLGKEENINYVQIFENKGSVMGCSNPHPHGQIWSQSSLPNEVFKKDVKQLEYFQQNNRTILEDYVKQELALKERIIFENDAFVVLVPFWAVWPFEAMILPKKAQKNISCLNEEEGKQFAEAISVLTKAYDKLFDCSFPYSSGIHQAPTNNEDNNHWHWHMSFYPPLLRSATVKKFMVGYEMFGSPQRDITAEIAAQRLREL; from the coding sequence ATGAATACAGATTTACAAGATTACTCGCATAAACGATACAATATTTTAACTGGTGAATGGGTGTTGGTTTCTCCTCATAGAGCAAAACGACCTTGGCAAGGACAGAAAGAAACATTAAATAAAGAAGTAAGACCTTCTTATGATGAAAGCTGTTATTTGTGTGCAGGAAATACAAGAATTAATGGTGAAGTAAATCCAGATTATAAAGGTTCGTTTGTTTTTACCAACGATTTTGCTGCATTGCAAAAAGATTCTAAGTCTTTTAGTATAAATGATGGTTTATTAAAAGCAGAAAGTGAAACTGGTATTTGTAAAGTAATTTGTTTTAGTCCAGACCATTCAAAAAGTTTAGCTGAAATGTCTATAGACGCTATAGAAAAAGTTGTTGATACTTGGAAAAACGAGTACGAACTTTTAGGGAAGGAAGAAAATATAAATTACGTTCAAATTTTTGAAAATAAAGGATCTGTAATGGGATGTAGTAATCCACATCCACATGGACAAATTTGGAGTCAATCTTCTTTACCTAACGAGGTGTTTAAAAAAGATGTTAAGCAATTAGAATATTTTCAACAAAATAATAGAACTATTTTAGAAGATTATGTAAAACAAGAGCTGGCTCTTAAAGAAAGAATTATTTTTGAGAATGATGCTTTTGTAGTGTTAGTTCCGTTTTGGGCAGTTTGGCCATTTGAAGCTATGATTTTACCAAAAAAAGCACAAAAAAATATAAGTTGTTTAAACGAAGAAGAAGGTAAGCAATTTGCTGAAGCAATTTCGGTTTTAACAAAAGCATACGATAAATTATTTGATTGTTCTTTTCCATATTCTAGTGGAATTCACCAAGCGCCTACAAATAATGAAGATAATAATCATTGGCATTGGCATATGAGTTTTTATCCACCATTATTAAGAAGTGCAACGGTTAAGAAGTTTATGGTTGGATACGAAATGTTTGGTTCTCCACAAAGAGATATTACCGCAGAAATTGCTGCTCAAAGATTAAGAGAATTATAA
- a CDS encoding isoamylase early set domain-containing protein encodes MGLKKQYLKSKPVCKVTFSMDKDAVLGAEKVDLLGEFNNWNTAEPIAMKKLKNGSFKVTIDLPAGNEFQFKYLLDGEKWVNDDSADKYVNSGLGAEENSVVLL; translated from the coding sequence ATGGGTTTAAAGAAACAATATTTAAAAAGCAAACCGGTATGTAAAGTAACTTTTTCAATGGATAAAGATGCTGTATTAGGAGCCGAAAAAGTTGATTTATTAGGTGAATTTAATAATTGGAATACTGCAGAACCAATTGCTATGAAAAAATTAAAGAATGGATCATTTAAGGTTACAATTGATTTGCCGGCTGGAAATGAATTTCAATTCAAATATTTATTAGACGGTGAAAAATGGGTGAATGATGATAGTGCAGATAAATATGTAAATAGCGGATTAGGAGCTGAAGAAAATTCAGTTGTATTACTATAA
- a CDS encoding ATP-dependent Clp protease adaptor ClpS: MSTERKIQEEVETLEKETNQYEIVLFNDDVNTFDFVIDSLIEVCDHTLEQAEQCTILVHYKGKCTVKTGEYNELKPRCSKLLSKGLSAEIV, from the coding sequence ATGAGTACCGAAAGAAAAATACAAGAAGAAGTTGAAACATTAGAAAAAGAAACCAATCAATATGAAATTGTGTTGTTTAATGATGATGTTAACACATTTGATTTTGTAATTGATTCTTTAATAGAAGTTTGTGACCATACTTTAGAACAAGCTGAGCAATGTACAATTTTAGTTCACTATAAAGGAAAATGTACCGTAAAAACAGGGGAATATAACGAATTGAAACCACGCTGTAGTAAATTATTAAGCAAAGGCTTATCTGCAGAAATAGTGTAA
- the prmA gene encoding 50S ribosomal protein L11 methyltransferase — translation MIKYIGYNFTVSPKEPATEILIAQLGFAGFESFVENEDGVTAYIQEDDWNSEILKDIQILNSGEFEFAITEEVIEQTNWNSEWEKNFNPIQVDDVVSIRAPFHENPNLKYDIIIEPKMSFGTGHHETTHMMVQHLLNIDLTDKKVLDMGCGTGILAIFAEMKGAKPIDAIDIDTWCYENSLENVARNKCSHISVYEGDASLLVNKKYDVIIANINRNILLNDMQSYMNCLNKDGVILFSGFYQEDIPVIDAEVSKYNFKIDTIIERNNWVALKYKAI, via the coding sequence ATGATAAAATACATTGGTTATAATTTTACGGTTTCACCTAAAGAACCTGCTACTGAAATTTTAATTGCGCAATTAGGCTTTGCAGGATTTGAAAGTTTTGTTGAAAATGAAGATGGTGTAACAGCCTATATACAGGAAGATGATTGGAATTCCGAAATTTTAAAAGACATTCAGATTTTAAATTCAGGTGAGTTTGAATTTGCCATTACTGAAGAGGTTATAGAACAAACAAATTGGAATAGTGAATGGGAAAAAAACTTTAACCCAATTCAGGTTGATGATGTGGTGAGTATTAGAGCTCCGTTTCACGAAAACCCAAATTTAAAGTACGACATTATTATAGAACCAAAAATGAGTTTTGGAACTGGGCATCATGAAACAACACATATGATGGTGCAACACTTGTTAAACATAGATTTAACCGATAAAAAAGTATTAGATATGGGGTGTGGAACTGGAATTTTAGCAATTTTTGCTGAAATGAAAGGTGCAAAACCTATTGATGCAATTGATATTGATACTTGGTGTTATGAGAATTCATTAGAAAATGTAGCACGTAATAAATGTTCGCATATTTCAGTTTATGAAGGAGATGCTTCTTTGTTGGTAAATAAAAAATACGATGTAATTATTGCAAATATTAATAGAAATATTTTGTTGAATGATATGCAATCGTATATGAATTGTTTAAATAAAGATGGTGTAATATTGTTTAGTGGTTTTTATCAAGAAGATATTCCAGTTATTGATGCAGAAGTATCTAAATATAATTTTAAAATAGATACCATAATAGAGCGTAATAATTGGGTTGCTTTAAAATATAAGGCCATTTAA
- the tpiA gene encoding triose-phosphate isomerase, translated as MRKQIVAGNWKMNKNVQESTQLASEIVAEVKDLNLDNTRVIVTPTFVNISEVVKVAKGSAVEVAAQNMHQAKSGAFTGEISAEMLTSLGLKTVILGHSERREYFGETDAILAEKVDAALANGLEVIFCFGEVLEDRKAGNHFSVVESQIKNALFHLPADAWKNIVLAYEPVWAIGTGETASPEQAQEMHAFIRKIVTDKYNTEVAGDVSILYGGSVNPGNAKEIFSKEDVDGGLIGGAALKAESFIALVNSF; from the coding sequence ATGAGAAAACAAATAGTTGCAGGAAACTGGAAAATGAACAAAAATGTTCAAGAATCAACACAATTAGCAAGCGAAATTGTAGCAGAAGTAAAAGACTTAAATCTAGACAATACGCGTGTAATTGTTACACCAACTTTTGTAAATATTAGTGAAGTTGTAAAAGTAGCAAAAGGTTCAGCTGTAGAAGTTGCTGCTCAAAATATGCACCAAGCTAAAAGCGGTGCTTTTACAGGAGAAATTTCTGCTGAAATGTTAACATCTTTAGGTTTAAAAACTGTTATTTTAGGACATTCAGAAAGACGTGAATATTTTGGAGAAACCGATGCTATTTTAGCCGAAAAAGTGGATGCTGCATTAGCAAACGGATTAGAAGTAATTTTCTGTTTTGGTGAAGTTTTAGAAGACAGAAAAGCTGGAAATCATTTTAGTGTTGTTGAAAGTCAAATTAAAAATGCATTATTTCATTTACCAGCTGATGCTTGGAAAAATATAGTTTTAGCATACGAACCAGTTTGGGCAATTGGTACTGGTGAAACTGCTTCTCCAGAGCAAGCTCAAGAGATGCACGCTTTTATTAGAAAAATTGTTACAGACAAATACAATACAGAAGTTGCTGGTGACGTATCAATTTTATACGGAGGAAGTGTAAACCCAGGAAATGCAAAAGAAATTTTCTCTAAAGAAGATGTAGATGGTGGATTAATTGGTGGAGCAGCTTTAAAAGCTGAAAGTTTTATTGCTTTGGTAAATTCTTTTTAA
- the pyrF gene encoding orotidine-5'-phosphate decarboxylase, protein MNRQELIAQIQQKKSFLCIGLDVDLSKIPTYLLTKEDPIFEFNKQIIDATHHLAVAYKPNTAFYEAYGIKGWQALEKTIKHINTNYPELFTIADAKRGDIGNTSTMYAKAFFEDLNFDSVTVAPYMGSDSVEPFLAFKNKNTILLALTSNKGGLDFQGLKTENEALYKEVLKTALTWKNSENLMFVVGATKAEYFKDIRKIVPNHFLLVPGVGAQGGNLQDVCKYGLNKDCGLLINSSRGIIYAGNDENFALKAQQEAEKLQQEMAKILVTEV, encoded by the coding sequence ATGAACAGACAAGAATTAATTGCCCAAATTCAACAAAAAAAATCTTTTTTATGCATTGGTTTAGATGTTGATTTATCTAAAATTCCAACATATTTATTAACTAAAGAAGATCCTATTTTCGAATTCAACAAACAAATAATAGATGCCACACATCATTTAGCTGTTGCCTACAAGCCAAATACAGCGTTTTATGAGGCTTACGGAATTAAAGGTTGGCAAGCATTAGAAAAAACCATAAAGCATATCAATACAAATTATCCTGAATTATTTACTATTGCCGATGCAAAACGTGGCGATATTGGAAATACTTCTACAATGTATGCTAAAGCTTTTTTTGAAGATTTAAATTTTGACTCAGTTACAGTAGCTCCCTATATGGGAAGTGACTCTGTGGAACCTTTTTTAGCTTTTAAAAACAAAAACACCATTCTTTTAGCACTAACTTCTAATAAAGGCGGATTGGATTTTCAAGGATTAAAAACTGAAAATGAAGCATTATACAAAGAGGTTTTAAAAACTGCACTTACTTGGAAAAATTCTGAAAACTTAATGTTTGTTGTTGGAGCCACAAAAGCTGAATATTTTAAAGATATTAGAAAAATTGTACCTAATCATTTTTTATTAGTTCCAGGAGTTGGAGCGCAAGGCGGTAATTTACAAGATGTTTGCAAATACGGATTAAATAAAGACTGTGGCCTACTTATAAATTCTTCAAGAGGAATTATTTATGCTGGAAATGATGAAAATTTTGCTTTAAAAGCACAACAAGAAGCTGAAAAACTGCAACAAGAAATGGCTAAAATTTTAGTTACTGAGGTTTAA